In Gossypium raimondii isolate GPD5lz chromosome 12, ASM2569854v1, whole genome shotgun sequence, a single window of DNA contains:
- the LOC128035539 gene encoding uncharacterized protein LOC128035539 has protein sequence MKVKVVCRKLYDDVQYDLKEIVFPSSLPDPPHFKKRRKLTWHERFLLRRDNGLGSSRAYPVSPPSLTILNRDDNFETLEHRQLPPNSSSINLYSPLTFNDSDTDRDEIGGSSSNGRNQDDSLIKHGEYWAQHDELHGACFNASEVTTGKTNDNTNDGIAEISDDERLDKMEFSSNIWEHVESDDFMERVCQGLDSRPSSLGGNQAMLIQLPSHILPLNHDPLILPAGRVGDHVDNDHHGVRPLNHDPLISSARRVGDHVDSDHHGLCVPENMEDSQKV, from the exons ATGAAGGTAAAAGTTGTGTGCAGGAAGCTGTATGACGACGTCCAATACGATCTCAAAGAAATAGTTTTCCCTTCTTCATTGCCTGATCCTCCCCActtcaaaaagcgccgcaaattgACTTGGCACGAGCGCTTCTTG CTTCGCAGAGATAATGGTTTGGGTTCGTCTAGGGCATATCCTGTTTCTCCTCCAAGTCTTACAATATTGAACCGTGATGACAACTTCGAGACACTTGAACATCGACAACTTCCCCCAAATTCTTCTTCTATAAACTTATATTCTCCCTTAACCTTCAATGATTCAGACACAGATAGAGATGAAATTGGTGGGTCAAGTTCAAATGGTCGCAACCAAGACGATTCTCTGATCAAACATGGTGAATACTGGGCTCAACATGATGAACTACATGGTGCTTGTTTTAATGCCTCAGAAGTGACCACTGGAAAAACTAATGATAATACAAATGATGGCATAGCTGAGATTTCCGATGATGAAAGGTTGGATAAGATGGAATTTTCATCTAACATCTGGGAACATGTTGAATCTGATGACTTTATGGAACGTGTGTGTCAAGGTTTAGATTCTCGGCCCTCTTCCCTTGGTGGAAATCAGGCCATGTTAATTCAGCTCCCATctcatattctaccattaaacCATGATCCCTTGATCTTACCAGCTGGGAGAGTCGGTGATCATGTTGATAATGATCACCATGGAGTTCGACCATTAAACCATGATCCCTTGATCTCATCAGCTAGGAGAGTTGGTGATCATGTTGATAGCGATCACCATGGACTTTGTGTACCAGAAAATATGG